The DNA segment GTTCCTCCTCGGCTTACTCGGCGCTGCGGTCTCAACACTCGGCGGGAACACGATCGCCCCACCGTTCCTCCTCGCGGACAAGCTGGGGTGGGGAACCACTGTCGACGACAACCGCTACCGGGGGCTGCTGGTCGCTGCCGCACTTCTGTCGGCACCGGGCGCGTTCATCGGCGGTCCGGTCCTCAGCCAACTGGCGCTCGTGCTCGCTATTGGAACTGTTGGCACACCGTTCGCTATTGTGGTCGTGCTCTACCTCTTGAACTCCGCGGCGGTCGCCGAGTCGCCTTCGACGCTTACGAACCTCGGCGGTCTCGGGCTGCTGGCAGTCACCGGTACGCTCGCGGTGAACTTCGTCGCCGAACAGGTCGCGGGCGGTGTCGACACCCTCTCAGGGGCCATCCTCGCGTTCGCCGTCATCCTCACAGCTGCTACGGTCGCACTCGTCGCGAAGTTTGCTCGACTGTCGCTCACCGGCCCTGCCGCGTCTAATGAGTGACCGTCGAGTCCCACTCACGGGGTCGACACTGATTGTCGGTCCCTCGCAGGCCGGCAAAACCCGACTCACCGCCCGCGCCCTGAACGCATGGATTGACACGCACGGCGCTGCCGGTGTTGTTGTTCTTGAGTTCGCACCCGAAGTCGAACAGGACGGGACGCTGCTCGGCGGCCGCCTCGACCGCTTCACGACGGTTCCCGACGACGCCTGGCACGGCATTCTGGATGCGTACGCACCCCGAACTGCGGGTGAGACCGACGCGAAAGCCGCCGCACTCGCCGCAGATAACGCTAACCGTGCGGCCCGCCTCCTCAACGCCGCGCCCGACGACCCTGCCGCCGTTTTCGTCAACGATGCCACCATCCCTCTCCAAGCCGAGGAGATCGCCCCGCACCGACTCGTGGCCTACTGCAAGCAGGCCTCCTGTGCGGTCCTGAACGCGTACGAGGGAGAGCTCGGCACTGATGACTCGGTTTCACAGCGTGAGTACGAGGCGCTCACGGCACTCAGATCGTGGGTCGACCGAACCCGCTCACTCTCGGTACCCTCCAATAGCTGAAGGACTATGTGTCCCCCTTACAGCGGTAGCGAAGCAAAAGCCCACCCCTGAAGGGGTAGAAGAAGTTAATACTGAACGGACGACGCACGCGTCGATTCCAGACTTCACAGACACCGGCGACCTCGTGGTCGCCGACGACCGCGTAGACAACCAGTTGGCCTACCCGACGCCGACGGAATTGCGCCACTGTCACCGAAGACGCCGGACGGTCGTCATTCTCGTCATTTCGGCGTAGATTCTGGCAAGGAGAGAATGGAACTGCGCCAAGAATTAACCAACACCCGCTGGTAAAACGTCCAGTTGTTGGTTAAGATAATGTTGGTATAGTACCCCACGGAAAGACTTATATTATGTTGGCACGACACACCAACATAGGGGCACAGATGGGCTCAACAGTCATCTACAAAGATGAAGACACATTCGCCGACGGGTCCAGATATGAAATGATCGCGACCGCCATCCCGAAAAGCGACGACTACCCCGAGGGCGTCAAGTACCGGTTCCAGTACATGGCCGAAGACGGTCGAACTCTGCTCCGGTTCGACAACTTCCCGGACCACCCGGGCGTTGACCGGCACCACTACCATACGCCCTCTGGCGTCTACGACGACATCGAGTACACCGGCATCAAAGCCCACGCCCAGACGTTCTACGACGAAATGGACGACCGCCGCGAGAGGTAACCCACCATGCCTGACAAATCCAACACACCCGACGACACCGACGTCAACAGTACCAACTCCGAGACCGAGGAGATCGTGATGGACGACGTCGAAGCCGAGGCGGGCTTCCTCGAGGACCGCGACCCTGAGGACTACCCCTCGGTGCTGCGAATCACATCCGACCCCGAGGAAGCCCACCGCCAGGACGCGCTCGACCGCCTCGACCGCTGGAAAGCTGGCGAGGAAGTCCCACATGTCATTAATTTCGAGAACCCCAGCGACCTCCGAGCGCTGCTCACCGACCGCCGTGTTGAACTGCTCCGCAGTATCATGACCGACCGGCCGGATAGTATTCGCCAGCTGGCTGAGCGCCTCGACCGCGATGTCAAGAGCGTCCACGACGACCTGCAGGTCCTCGCTGACTACGACATTGTCC comes from the Halobacterium noricense genome and includes:
- a CDS encoding toxin-antitoxin system TumE family protein, whose amino-acid sequence is MLARHTNIGAQMGSTVIYKDEDTFADGSRYEMIATAIPKSDDYPEGVKYRFQYMAEDGRTLLRFDNFPDHPGVDRHHYHTPSGVYDDIEYTGIKAHAQTFYDEMDDRRER
- a CDS encoding HVO_A0114 family putative DNA-binding protein, whose product is MPDKSNTPDDTDVNSTNSETEEIVMDDVEAEAGFLEDRDPEDYPSVLRITSDPEEAHRQDALDRLDRWKAGEEVPHVINFENPSDLRALLTDRRVELLRSIMTDRPDSIRQLAERLDRDVKSVHDDLQVLADYDIVHFEQAGRAKRPFVPYDSIEVSLEISTPTSADDVAPA